Proteins encoded in a region of the Candidatus Nezhaarchaeota archaeon genome:
- a CDS encoding glycosyltransferase family 4 protein: MILAATWHIDDVVGSLVKEDAIELVRRGHEVIVLYPWHSDEGFKSNGIIYQPVAITMKNNTNIVTSVLSALADFSRVFSTIIHEVYDPCKVKLILSYEWSGAVLGYFMKKFIGKPMVTSVHSVEDMRTSEKSLLSLSVRGLEIQSLYRSDLVIARTNEAFLRILRNYRLPDARVKIAASSKDISIIVEEFLR, encoded by the coding sequence TTGATACTCGCGGCGACGTGGCACATAGACGATGTAGTAGGCTCTCTCGTAAAAGAGGATGCCATAGAGCTTGTAAGGAGAGGTCACGAGGTAATAGTGCTTTATCCATGGCACTCAGATGAGGGGTTTAAGAGCAATGGCATCATTTACCAGCCGGTTGCGATAACAATGAAGAACAACACGAATATAGTGACAAGCGTACTATCCGCCTTAGCCGACTTCTCTAGGGTCTTTTCAACAATAATTCATGAGGTTTACGATCCTTGTAAAGTTAAATTAATATTGTCATACGAGTGGAGCGGAGCTGTGCTTGGCTATTTTATGAAGAAGTTCATAGGCAAGCCAATGGTAACTTCAGTACATAGTGTTGAGGACATGAGGACCTCCGAGAAGAGCCTTCTAAGCTTAAGCGTACGCGGCTTAGAGATACAATCTCTGTATCGCTCAGACTTGGTCATTGCAAGGACAAACGAGGCCTTTCTTAGAATACTTCGTAACTATAGGCTGCCCGACGCTAGGGTCAAGATTGCAGCAAGTTCTAAGGATATTTCCATCATCGTCGAGGAGTTCTTAAGATGA
- a CDS encoding cytochrome c biogenesis CcdA family protein, with protein MPLDLLELVLVFTAGLLTLFSPCSFPLLPGYISYYLGSNAPLTRAYTVGLACALGIIAVFLAIGVAVSMLGDLASKHIPFLQAIAGVAIIIMGATMIAQIKLPTISVKSKAPRMRNLAGVFSYGVIYGLVASGCSAPIFLSIMLYAFASGGMLYGMIVFITYAMGVGLPIIAISILTAKAKEALLRRIVKRTLLLQLVGSLILITIGIYLISSYLYPFTL; from the coding sequence GTGCCTCTAGATCTCCTTGAGTTGGTGCTGGTCTTCACGGCTGGCCTGTTGACCCTCTTCTCTCCATGCAGCTTCCCACTACTCCCCGGCTACATATCCTACTACTTAGGATCTAATGCACCGCTCACTAGGGCTTACACTGTTGGATTGGCATGCGCATTAGGCATAATTGCAGTATTCTTAGCGATTGGAGTAGCCGTTTCCATGCTTGGTGACTTAGCTTCAAAACACATACCGTTCTTACAAGCTATAGCTGGAGTAGCCATAATTATCATGGGCGCCACGATGATCGCCCAAATCAAGCTCCCAACAATCTCAGTGAAGTCAAAAGCTCCGAGAATGAGGAACTTAGCTGGAGTCTTCAGCTATGGCGTAATATACGGTTTAGTAGCTTCGGGCTGTTCAGCTCCAATATTCCTATCAATCATGCTCTACGCGTTCGCCTCGGGAGGCATGCTCTACGGCATGATCGTCTTCATCACTTACGCTATGGGTGTGGGGCTCCCAATCATCGCCATATCCATTTTAACGGCGAAAGCTAAGGAAGCATTACTTAGAAGAATTGTAAAGAGAACGCTATTACTGCAACTTGTTGGCAGCCTAATCCTCATAACCATAGGGATATACTTGATATCCTCTTATCTCTATCCATTCACGCTCTAA
- a CDS encoding TIGR00725 family protein: protein MRRVQIGVITTFDAVDESVEEMVRELARELVAKKCIVVTGGDGGLMKVLAEEVSKLNGICVGVLSYELEELDYNHPLKHQYNTIEIRTGMTYSVRSNIVVRSSDSIILVAGGAGTFNELAMAYNMAIPVVVLETSGMLASKLRSMFPDGFLDHRKIVKMEFVRSPKEAVEVAYVKAIERLKKIGLLGSRLIRG from the coding sequence TTGAGGCGTGTTCAAATTGGCGTCATAACGACCTTCGATGCTGTTGATGAGAGCGTGGAGGAGATGGTTAGAGAACTTGCTAGAGAGCTTGTTGCCAAGAAATGCATAGTTGTTACAGGTGGTGATGGAGGGCTTATGAAAGTACTGGCTGAGGAGGTAAGTAAGCTAAATGGCATCTGTGTTGGTGTGCTCTCCTATGAGCTTGAAGAGCTCGATTACAACCACCCATTAAAGCACCAATACAATACTATTGAGATTAGGACCGGAATGACGTACTCTGTTAGGAGTAACATAGTTGTTAGAAGTAGTGATTCCATAATTTTAGTAGCTGGTGGTGCTGGCACCTTTAACGAGCTGGCAATGGCTTACAACATGGCAATACCAGTAGTCGTATTGGAGACTTCAGGGATGCTTGCATCAAAGTTGAGGAGCATGTTCCCCGACGGCTTCTTGGATCATAGAAAGATAGTGAAGATGGAATTCGTTAGAAGCCCAAAAGAGGCTGTTGAAGTTGCATACGTAAAGGCTATTGAGAGGCTTAAGAAGATTGGGCTACTAGGCAGTAGACTGATTAGAGGTTGA
- a CDS encoding thioredoxin family protein: MSSVVDVDADRWEEEVLKSDILTVVDFWHERCPWCIMLNPVFEEVAEEYKGRVKFVRFNILRSRKNREIAMRNGVMGTPTIAFYCDGRHLGSIVGFVPKSYLKHVIDDFIEHYKECVRQSTKLE; encoded by the coding sequence TTGTCGAGTGTAGTTGATGTTGATGCAGATAGATGGGAGGAGGAGGTTCTTAAATCGGACATATTGACTGTAGTCGATTTCTGGCATGAAAGGTGTCCATGGTGTATCATGCTAAATCCTGTTTTTGAGGAGGTTGCTGAGGAGTATAAAGGTAGAGTGAAGTTTGTTAGATTCAATATCCTGAGGAGTCGTAAAAATAGGGAGATAGCTATGAGGAATGGAGTTATGGGGACGCCCACAATTGCATTCTACTGTGATGGTAGACACTTAGGCTCAATAGTTGGCTTCGTCCCTAAGAGCTACTTGAAGCATGTGATTGATGACTTCATTGAGCATTATAAAGAATGTGTGAGGCAGAGTACGAAGTTGGAGTAA
- a CDS encoding glycosyltransferase family 4 protein encodes MKIAFVTMEYPPNVYGGLGVYSGEITTRLAKLGHEVHVFSMSTKNSLNTFHDERIFIYRLKPVNATSALKVLVNEELRSWGPGFRYFNDIFMYSVASALNIIKEVEESKTRFDVVAVHDWLSAMTGLIVKDELSDMPLVFHVHSTERGRNFGGGSCTVSALELLCASRADAIITVSNAMKDEDLIPQGFPLEKIHVVWNGVDPQKFSPSRPSRTMTNEIRAKYAKPGGPLILFIGRLVKVKGVDKLIEAMPHIIREHPDSRLLVIGQGDLYDHLVQLAKELNVAGHISFINRFLSDEEKVAYYAACDVAVFPSLYEPFGIVALEAMSMEKPVVVGARGCSGLRDIVVPSGPNQCGVHINPHDPKDIAWGVNAVLSTKDRGRWMGVNGRRRVIENFTWDHTTLRTLRVYEEVVKRSGS; translated from the coding sequence TTGAAGATAGCGTTCGTAACTATGGAGTATCCACCTAACGTTTATGGTGGATTAGGTGTCTACTCTGGAGAGATAACGACTCGTCTCGCTAAACTTGGTCATGAGGTTCACGTATTCTCCATGAGCACTAAAAACTCACTAAACACCTTCCACGATGAAAGGATTTTCATATATAGATTAAAGCCCGTAAACGCCACCTCAGCACTCAAGGTGCTAGTAAATGAAGAGTTGAGATCTTGGGGTCCTGGCTTTAGGTACTTTAACGATATATTCATGTACAGCGTAGCATCAGCCCTCAACATAATTAAGGAGGTGGAGGAGAGCAAGACGAGATTTGACGTTGTTGCAGTTCACGACTGGCTATCAGCAATGACAGGCTTAATAGTTAAAGATGAACTAAGCGACATGCCACTAGTCTTCCACGTACACTCTACAGAGAGAGGTAGAAACTTTGGAGGTGGATCATGCACAGTCTCAGCTCTAGAACTTCTATGTGCCAGTAGGGCGGACGCAATAATTACGGTTTCTAATGCCATGAAGGACGAAGACTTAATCCCTCAAGGCTTCCCTCTCGAGAAGATCCATGTAGTCTGGAATGGTGTTGACCCTCAAAAGTTCTCACCCTCGCGACCCTCAAGGACTATGACTAATGAGATAAGAGCTAAGTACGCTAAACCTGGTGGACCCCTAATACTCTTCATAGGGAGGCTAGTCAAGGTAAAGGGCGTAGACAAGTTAATAGAAGCCATGCCACACATAATTAGAGAACATCCGGACAGCAGATTACTAGTGATAGGTCAAGGAGACCTCTACGATCACTTAGTTCAATTAGCAAAGGAGCTGAATGTAGCTGGTCACATAAGCTTCATAAACAGGTTTCTAAGTGATGAGGAGAAGGTAGCGTACTACGCAGCTTGCGACGTAGCTGTCTTCCCAAGCCTGTACGAACCATTCGGCATAGTAGCCCTAGAAGCAATGTCAATGGAAAAGCCAGTAGTAGTTGGTGCTAGAGGCTGTAGTGGGCTTCGAGATATCGTAGTGCCATCAGGCCCTAACCAGTGCGGCGTGCACATAAACCCCCACGACCCCAAGGACATCGCATGGGGAGTAAACGCTGTACTGTCAACTAAAGACAGGGGGAGGTGGATGGGGGTTAACGGTAGGAGGAGGGTCATTGAGAACTTCACGTGGGATCACACAACATTGAGAACGTTGAGGGTCTACGAGGAAGTAGTGAAGAGATCTGGCTCATGA
- a CDS encoding NAD-dependent epimerase/dehydratase family protein has protein sequence MRVLVTGGCGFIGSHIAEELVKRGFNVTVLDDLSLGRPDNIRGLDAKFVIGDAEMVASFNEKFDVVFHNGIPSSSPMYKQDPYLVSKAIRGMISVLEYAKKFKAKVVLASTSSIYNGNPLPWREDMEIKVTDYYTEARLYCERLCRLYAHLYGVESVALRYFSVFGEREEHKGGYANVITQMLWSALKGQQFVIYGDGKQSRDLIYVKDVVEANLKAMDFKDYTSEAKFEVFNVGSGRVYTFNDMAKLVESQGLKIKLAYRENPITNYVYHTLADMSKPRSLLKFNPRYEVKDVLPRLVEYYRRVMT, from the coding sequence ATGAGAGTTCTCGTGACTGGTGGATGCGGCTTCATTGGTAGCCACATAGCTGAGGAGCTTGTTAAGAGAGGTTTTAATGTTACGGTTCTCGATGACTTGTCTCTTGGGAGACCCGATAACATAAGGGGCTTAGACGCGAAGTTTGTGATAGGTGATGCGGAGATGGTAGCTTCTTTCAACGAGAAGTTTGATGTTGTTTTTCACAATGGTATCCCCTCAAGTAGCCCCATGTATAAGCAGGATCCATACCTTGTCAGTAAAGCAATTAGGGGTATGATAAGTGTGCTGGAGTATGCTAAAAAGTTTAAGGCTAAGGTGGTGCTTGCATCGACTTCCAGTATTTATAACGGTAACCCCCTACCCTGGAGAGAGGACATGGAGATTAAGGTTACCGACTACTATACTGAGGCTAGGCTTTACTGTGAAAGATTGTGTAGGCTCTATGCTCACCTGTACGGCGTTGAAAGTGTGGCTTTAAGGTACTTCAGCGTCTTTGGTGAGAGAGAGGAGCATAAAGGTGGATATGCAAACGTTATAACTCAGATGCTTTGGTCTGCACTTAAAGGTCAGCAGTTCGTAATTTATGGCGATGGAAAGCAAAGCCGAGACCTCATTTACGTAAAGGACGTGGTTGAAGCTAACTTGAAGGCTATGGACTTCAAGGACTATACCAGTGAGGCTAAATTTGAAGTTTTTAATGTTGGTTCTGGGAGGGTCTATACATTTAATGACATGGCTAAGCTTGTTGAGTCTCAAGGATTGAAGATTAAGCTAGCATATAGGGAGAATCCAATAACAAACTATGTCTATCACACACTAGCAGACATGAGCAAGCCAAGAAGTTTATTGAAGTTCAATCCGCGGTATGAAGTTAAGGATGTACTGCCTCGTCTTGTAGAGTACTATCGAAGGGTCATGACTTGA
- a CDS encoding glycoside hydrolase family 57 protein, which produces MFKLHQPVRIRPRTTVCLSDLLTHGIDAVYDEQLNEDVFKRVCLNCYKPALQILLEHLKVQDFKVSLSVSGIWMEQALRYCSDVVDLIRKAIEAGGMEIVAQTYYHSISPILPCLDEFKEQINMCAEATSEILGFNPKTAESTEFIYNNDIGNALWSMGFKACVTEGVERILAWRNPNYVYSAYGCDLKLLLRNYRLSDDVAFRFSNATWDQYPLTADKYADWILKSAGDVVFIAMDFETFGEHHRPETGILEFLRWLPLEIKARGIEAMTISEAIGRYKPVDVYDVPPWNTVSWADIEKDVSAWAGSDLQVKALELYEELGMYAKAVGGRYLRDWRLFGVSDSFYYMSSKRGSSGEVHLYFSPVKKPLEAFTSYISLLMVLYERVMEEYLKGVERYAWRLKTTPKHAFKFVWNGKVVYEVRSLSELLEALKSIDRVVSEVHIVNGYLQRWIREVLLWTDLAESINLSIREGYDSILEATIKVLEDTRRQQSH; this is translated from the coding sequence ATGTTTAAGCTTCATCAACCGGTGAGAATTAGACCACGTACTACGGTGTGTTTAAGTGACTTATTAACCCACGGTATTGATGCTGTTTACGATGAACAGCTTAATGAAGACGTCTTTAAAAGAGTTTGTTTAAACTGTTATAAACCGGCCCTACAAATACTTTTAGAGCACCTTAAGGTGCAGGACTTCAAAGTTTCATTGAGCGTGAGCGGTATTTGGATGGAACAAGCGCTTAGATATTGTAGTGACGTTGTGGACCTTATACGTAAGGCGATTGAGGCTGGGGGCATGGAGATTGTAGCTCAAACCTATTATCACAGCATCTCTCCCATACTTCCATGTCTAGATGAGTTCAAGGAGCAAATTAATATGTGTGCAGAGGCTACATCAGAGATTCTAGGCTTCAATCCTAAGACTGCAGAATCTACTGAATTCATTTATAACAACGATATAGGCAATGCACTTTGGAGTATGGGCTTTAAGGCTTGCGTCACGGAGGGTGTTGAGAGGATACTTGCTTGGAGAAATCCAAATTACGTCTACTCAGCTTATGGCTGTGACTTGAAACTGTTATTGAGGAACTACCGTTTAAGCGATGATGTTGCATTTAGATTTTCAAACGCCACATGGGATCAATATCCATTGACAGCCGACAAATATGCTGACTGGATACTTAAGAGCGCGGGCGATGTAGTGTTCATAGCAATGGACTTTGAGACCTTTGGAGAGCATCACCGGCCGGAAACTGGAATACTAGAGTTCCTACGATGGCTCCCCCTAGAGATTAAGGCTAGGGGCATAGAGGCTATGACTATATCGGAAGCCATCGGGAGGTATAAGCCGGTGGACGTGTATGATGTCCCTCCTTGGAACACGGTCAGTTGGGCTGACATTGAGAAGGATGTTAGTGCTTGGGCTGGCTCAGACCTTCAGGTTAAGGCCTTGGAGCTTTATGAGGAGCTTGGAATGTATGCAAAGGCTGTTGGGGGTAGATATCTGAGGGATTGGAGATTATTTGGTGTAAGTGACAGTTTCTATTACATGTCGTCGAAGAGGGGGTCTTCAGGTGAGGTGCACCTTTACTTTAGTCCAGTCAAGAAGCCTCTAGAAGCATTTACTAGCTACATTTCGCTGCTTATGGTGTTGTACGAGAGGGTTATGGAGGAGTACTTAAAGGGTGTAGAGAGGTATGCATGGAGGCTTAAGACGACACCTAAACATGCCTTTAAGTTTGTGTGGAATGGAAAAGTTGTATATGAAGTGAGGAGCTTAAGTGAGCTACTGGAGGCCTTAAAGTCGATAGATAGGGTGGTTTCCGAGGTTCATATAGTTAATGGCTACCTGCAGAGGTGGATTAGAGAGGTATTGCTTTGGACCGACCTCGCAGAGTCAATAAACTTAAGTATAAGGGAGGGGTATGATTCAATTCTCGAAGCTACAATTAAGGTGCTAGAGGACACAAGAAGACAGCAATCACATTAA
- a CDS encoding Rieske (2Fe-2S) protein encodes MKGGYARVCSVNDVPRGGMKLVKVRGFEILIVNIDGDFYAYDNRCPHMGYPLFLGTIDGWTLICGFHYAKFDIKSGKPLNNVSEKPLKKIKLRRLNSELEVDLSSLEGHLERH; translated from the coding sequence ATGAAGGGTGGCTACGCTAGAGTTTGTAGTGTAAATGATGTGCCAAGAGGCGGAATGAAGTTAGTGAAGGTAAGAGGTTTTGAGATTTTAATAGTGAATATTGATGGTGATTTTTATGCCTACGATAATCGTTGCCCACATATGGGCTATCCACTATTCCTTGGGACAATAGATGGTTGGACGCTAATCTGCGGCTTTCACTATGCAAAATTCGACATTAAGAGCGGTAAGCCATTAAACAATGTCTCTGAAAAACCTCTCAAGAAGATAAAATTAAGGAGACTTAACTCTGAGCTGGAGGTAGACCTTTCATCACTTGAAGGTCATCTTGAAAGGCATTAG
- a CDS encoding ZIP family metal transporter has product MDLLLTGFVASLLAGLATGVGALPTLFVKRISNSTSDVLLGFAAGVMLAATVFSLLIPAVELGGPLIPVMSFGIGALAVHFIDRFVPHFHPVAGTEGPPSRLPYVWLMIAAMTIHNFPEGLAVGTSFGTADVTLGFITSTAIGIQNMPEGLAVALPLLREGYSTYRAITYATLTGLVEPLGGLVGSSLVSISHSLLPWGLAFAAGAMLFVVIDEMVPESHAKGFGREATFGLLLGFIVMMLLDSMFE; this is encoded by the coding sequence ATGGATCTACTTTTAACAGGGTTTGTTGCAAGTCTCTTAGCTGGTTTAGCTACGGGTGTTGGAGCATTACCAACACTATTTGTAAAGAGGATCTCAAATAGCACATCTGACGTCTTGTTAGGATTTGCGGCTGGGGTTATGTTAGCTGCAACAGTCTTTAGCTTACTCATACCTGCAGTGGAGCTTGGTGGACCATTAATACCAGTTATGAGCTTTGGAATTGGTGCACTAGCAGTTCACTTCATAGATCGATTTGTCCCACACTTCCATCCGGTAGCAGGTACAGAGGGGCCCCCGTCAAGGCTACCGTACGTTTGGTTGATGATAGCAGCTATGACGATCCACAACTTTCCAGAGGGTTTAGCTGTTGGCACGAGCTTTGGCACTGCTGACGTGACGTTGGGGTTTATCACATCAACGGCAATAGGGATACAGAATATGCCTGAGGGGCTAGCTGTGGCTCTCCCACTTCTAAGAGAGGGATACAGTACCTACAGAGCTATCACCTATGCTACTCTCACCGGTCTTGTTGAGCCACTAGGTGGGTTGGTTGGGTCATCTTTAGTCTCCATCTCACACTCTCTCCTCCCATGGGGGTTAGCATTTGCCGCTGGAGCCATGCTCTTTGTAGTCATTGATGAGATGGTGCCAGAGAGCCATGCAAAAGGGTTTGGCAGAGAAGCTACGTTTGGCTTATTATTGGGCTTCATAGTGATGATGCTCTTAGACTCCATGTTCGAGTAA
- a CDS encoding TlpA family protein disulfide reductase — protein MKRQGIIIGAVIVVTVAVVVGWLLSSMFLYEGLKETTKQEAKPPRGPRAPDFSLMDLNGTVFKLSDFRGKVVVLDFMATWCEPCRRQIPYLNVVKERYGDLVAIVSIVINPISSEAIKEFLRGYPYAKWIWVIDTANVWRIYNVSAIPTLFIIDREGNIRFKHIGLTEPSVLIEEIDKILKEG, from the coding sequence ATGAAGCGGCAGGGGATCATTATTGGGGCAGTGATCGTAGTTACCGTTGCCGTTGTGGTTGGCTGGCTCTTGAGTTCAATGTTCCTTTACGAGGGTCTTAAGGAGACAACGAAACAGGAGGCAAAGCCCCCTAGAGGTCCTAGGGCCCCCGACTTCTCCTTAATGGACCTTAATGGCACCGTCTTCAAATTGAGCGACTTTAGGGGTAAGGTCGTCGTCCTAGACTTCATGGCTACGTGGTGTGAACCTTGTAGACGGCAGATACCCTACCTAAACGTAGTAAAGGAGAGATACGGAGACCTCGTAGCCATAGTTTCCATAGTCATCAACCCCATTTCGAGTGAGGCTATCAAGGAGTTCCTAAGGGGGTACCCATACGCCAAGTGGATATGGGTCATAGATACTGCTAATGTGTGGCGAATCTACAACGTCTCTGCGATACCAACGCTGTTCATAATTGATCGAGAGGGCAACATTAGGTTCAAGCACATAGGTCTAACGGAACCGTCAGTACTAATAGAGGAGATAGACAAGATATTAAAGGAAGGTTGA
- a CDS encoding FprA family A-type flavoprotein has translation MAARGIVDGVFYVGVDDLELDIFESIWPLPHGISYNSYLVTGSEGSALIDTVDSRFSRYLMDNVVKVLGSRKLDYVVLNHLEQDHSGSLPVILEVYPDVTVVGTMMALKLARNFYGEIKRCLTVKDGDAIDLGGKVLKFIQTPWLHWPETMMTYLVEGGVLFSCDAFGSFGALRGKLFDDEVEADLYLSEAKRYFSNIVAPVSSFVLKAIDKVKSLNLDVRIVAPSHGPIYRSNPARIIELYANWSKPLFEAKVVIAYCSMYGSVKRMANEVAAGVEEEGVKPIVIDAARTHLSYVLKEVIDAPCIAIGFSTYDGAVHPASKALIDLLTLKKVKNRSVGIFMAYGWSSNMHKIVADELASKGNTIIEPIIAAGVSPTKEDFKLCRELGRRLGERAIKH, from the coding sequence TTGGCTGCTAGAGGTATTGTTGATGGGGTCTTCTACGTTGGTGTAGACGATCTTGAACTGGACATCTTCGAGTCTATTTGGCCTTTACCTCACGGTATTTCATATAACAGCTACCTCGTAACTGGTTCAGAGGGGAGTGCTTTAATAGACACTGTTGACTCTAGGTTTTCAAGGTACTTAATGGATAATGTAGTCAAGGTGCTTGGTTCCAGGAAGCTGGACTACGTGGTGCTGAACCACTTGGAGCAGGATCATAGTGGATCGCTGCCAGTCATCCTCGAGGTCTACCCTGACGTAACTGTTGTTGGGACCATGATGGCCTTGAAGCTAGCTAGAAACTTCTATGGCGAGATTAAGAGGTGTCTAACGGTGAAGGATGGGGACGCCATAGACCTTGGTGGTAAGGTCCTCAAGTTCATTCAGACTCCTTGGCTTCACTGGCCTGAGACCATGATGACGTACCTTGTTGAGGGTGGTGTGCTCTTTAGTTGTGATGCTTTTGGTTCATTTGGGGCTCTAAGAGGCAAGCTATTCGATGATGAGGTTGAAGCTGACCTTTATTTAAGTGAAGCTAAGAGATACTTCTCAAACATTGTTGCTCCAGTCTCAAGTTTTGTCTTGAAGGCGATCGATAAGGTTAAGAGCTTGAACCTCGACGTTAGGATCGTAGCTCCAAGTCATGGACCCATATACAGAAGTAACCCGGCTAGAATAATTGAGCTCTATGCTAACTGGAGTAAGCCTCTCTTTGAGGCTAAAGTTGTTATCGCGTATTGCTCCATGTATGGGAGCGTAAAGAGGATGGCTAACGAAGTAGCTGCGGGCGTTGAGGAGGAGGGTGTTAAGCCTATAGTGATTGACGCTGCTAGGACCCACTTAAGCTACGTATTAAAGGAGGTTATAGATGCGCCATGTATAGCCATAGGCTTCTCAACTTACGATGGAGCTGTACACCCAGCATCTAAGGCTTTAATAGATCTGTTGACGCTAAAGAAGGTGAAGAATCGGAGCGTAGGGATCTTCATGGCCTACGGGTGGAGCTCCAACATGCACAAGATTGTAGCTGACGAGTTAGCATCTAAGGGCAACACAATTATTGAGCCAATCATAGCAGCTGGGGTATCTCCAACAAAAGAAGACTTTAAACTCTGTAGGGAGCTTGGGAGAAGGCTTGGAGAGAGGGCTATTAAGCATTAA
- a CDS encoding glycosyltransferase family 4 protein encodes MKMRVLMLSWEYPPRIIGGLARHVYWISRALAQHDVDVTVVTLDYPEVPAIEHEKNLKVIRVMSYGFHSSDFPSWVHQFNLNMVEAALEEGGDFSIIHAHDWLTATAGIALKHILRRPLISTMHSTEYGRRGGLIRDVLQRHIHDMEWWLTYESWKVIVCSNYMKSELRRSLSVPDDKVVVIPNGVNPISIPTFTNLHEFRRKYAEDWEKIVLFVGRIVYEKGPHTLIDATLQLLSRRQDLKVVIVGEGPMRKELMNKVDRSGFKHKFYFTGFIEDIELTRLYMVSDVAVFPSLYEPFGIVALEAMSAGKPLIVSDVGGLSEIVVDGFNGLKVPVGDVNALSSALEYLIGNPDIAKRMGENGARRAREVYSWDVIGEKTLEVYHKVLQEYLNSPWKPKKCLTR; translated from the coding sequence ATGAAGATGAGAGTGTTGATGCTCAGCTGGGAGTACCCCCCAAGGATCATAGGAGGATTGGCTCGTCACGTATACTGGATTTCAAGAGCTCTAGCACAACATGATGTCGACGTGACAGTAGTCACCCTCGATTACCCTGAGGTCCCAGCAATTGAGCATGAAAAGAACTTGAAGGTTATAAGGGTCATGAGTTATGGTTTTCACTCCAGCGACTTTCCTTCATGGGTTCACCAGTTCAATTTAAATATGGTGGAGGCTGCGCTCGAAGAAGGTGGAGACTTCTCAATAATTCATGCTCATGATTGGCTCACAGCAACGGCTGGCATAGCACTTAAGCACATACTTAGAAGACCGTTAATATCAACGATGCACTCAACAGAGTATGGGAGGAGGGGTGGACTTATACGAGACGTGCTGCAAAGGCACATTCACGATATGGAGTGGTGGTTGACGTATGAGAGTTGGAAGGTGATAGTGTGTAGCAACTATATGAAGAGCGAGTTGAGGAGGTCATTGAGCGTGCCCGACGATAAAGTCGTTGTTATACCTAATGGTGTTAATCCCATAAGTATCCCTACATTCACAAATCTTCACGAGTTTAGGAGGAAGTATGCAGAAGATTGGGAGAAGATAGTGCTTTTCGTTGGGAGGATAGTGTATGAGAAGGGACCGCACACACTCATTGACGCAACTCTTCAACTGCTTTCACGGAGGCAAGACTTGAAGGTTGTAATTGTAGGTGAGGGACCAATGCGTAAAGAACTCATGAATAAGGTTGATAGAAGTGGCTTTAAGCACAAGTTCTATTTTACCGGCTTCATTGAGGATATCGAGCTTACTAGGCTTTACATGGTTAGTGATGTAGCTGTCTTCCCAAGCCTGTACGAGCCCTTTGGCATAGTAGCTCTTGAAGCAATGTCGGCTGGGAAGCCTCTCATTGTATCAGACGTGGGTGGATTGTCAGAGATAGTCGTTGATGGCTTTAATGGGTTGAAGGTGCCTGTCGGTGATGTGAATGCATTAAGTTCAGCACTAGAGTACTTAATTGGTAACCCCGATATCGCAAAGAGAATGGGTGAGAATGGCGCGAGAAGAGCGCGAGAAGTGTATTCATGGGATGTCATAGGTGAGAAAACACTTGAGGTATATCATAAAGTCCTACAAGAGTACTTAAACTCTCCCTGGAAACCTAAAAAGTGTTTAACGAGATGA